A window of the Henckelia pumila isolate YLH828 chromosome 3, ASM3356847v2, whole genome shotgun sequence genome harbors these coding sequences:
- the LOC140887002 gene encoding E3 ubiquitin-protein ligase RHF2A-like isoform X4, producing MVFGIRGKSIPEFVGFDCRVPNSCPNYRFSWSFSSSMEVLGLDEFKNGESHTASAAAFVEGGIQEACDDACSICLEAFCDCDPSSVTSCKHEFHLQCILEWSQRSSNCPMCWQPFSLKDPSSQELLEAVERERKLSFTSSRRNATLFHHPALGDLELQHILLLPKQLQMGVDDPEFEDRIIEHLAVAAMGRTHLIASREGSRSRSSTQETDLTSATETNTSVPPTSIRKEVQPRTSSHPNDHVLASGSGSPVIPNTWQGIPCDNRTVSRSLFPNQDRAGPSELQSFSESWKSRLNSVSTRYKESITKSTRGWKEKLFSRSGSMAEIGNEVRREVSAGIATISHLMERLETRDSNRPGHVPLANDVVDSSGTGLRNPENRDIHNETSSTDINSSSCVTSSI from the exons ATGGTTTTTGGCATTAGAGGGAAATCAATCCCTGAATTCGTTGGATTTGATTGCCGCGTTCCAAATTCTTGTCCTAATTATCGTTTTTCCTGGAGTTTTTCTTCTTCCATGGAG GTTTTGGGGTTGGACGAGTTCAAGAATGGAGAGAGTCACACGGCGTCAGCGGCGGCTTTTGTAGAAGGAGGAATCCAGGAGGCCTGCGATGATGCTTGCAGCATATGCCTCGAGGCCTTTTGTGACTGCGACCCTTCTTCG GTGACAAGCTGCAAGCATGAGTTCCACCTTCAATGCATTCTTGAATG GTCTCAAAGAAGTTCCAACTGTCCAATGTGCTGGCAACCCTTCAGTCTGAAAGATCCTTCCAG CCAAGAATTACTTGAAGCAGTGGAGAGGGAGAGAAAATTAAGTTTTACTTCTTCAAGGAGGAATGCAACCTTATTTCATCATCCCGCCCTAGGGGATTTGGAACTGCAGCAT ATACTTCTCTTACCTAAGCAGTTACAAATGGGAGTTGATGATCCAGAATTCGAGGATCGCATTATCGAACATTTGGCGGTGGCTGCAATGGGGAGGACTCACCTCATTGCTAGCAGGGAGGGCTCAAGGAGCCGTTCATCTACCCAAG AAACCGATTTGACTTCTGCAACTGAAACTAATACTTCTGTTCCACCAACATCCATTCGGAAGGAAGTACAACCGCGTACGTCTTCTCATCCGAACGACCATGTTTTGGCGTCAGGATCTGGATCTCCGGTCATTCCTAATACATGGCAAGGAATACCTTGTGATAATAG AACTGTGAGTCGGTCTTTGTTTCCAAATCAAGACAGAGCAGGACCCTCGGAGTTGCAGTCTTTTTCAGAATCTTGGAAATCTCGACTCAACTCTGTGTCAACGAG ATACAAAGAGTCCATCACCAAAAGTACTAGAGGATGGAAGGAAAAGCTGTTTTCTCGAAGTGGTTCCATGGCAGAGATCGGTAATGAGGTTAGAAGAGAGGTGAGTGCTGGAATTGCTACTATATCTCACCTCATGGAGCGCCTTGAAACGAGAGATAGCAATAGACCTGGTCATGTTCCATTAGCAAATGACGTGGTGGATTCTTCAGGGACTGGACTGAGAAACCCTGAGAATAGGGATATACACAATGAAACTTCATCGACCGACATAAATTCTTCTTCTTGTGTCACAAGTTcaatttaa
- the LOC140887002 gene encoding E3 ubiquitin-protein ligase RHF2A-like isoform X5, producing the protein MVFGIRGKSIPEFVGFDCRVPNSCPNYRFSWSFSSSMEVLGLDEFKNGESHTASAAAFVEGGIQEACDDACSICLEAFCDCDPSSVTSCKHEFHLQCILEWSQRSSNCPMCWQPFSLKDPSSQELLEAVERERKLSFTSSRRNATLFHHPALGDLELQHLQMGVDDPEFEDRIIEHLAVAAMGRTHLIASREGSRSRSSTQETDLTSATETNTSVPPTSIRKEVQPRTSSHPNDHVLASGSGSPVIPNTWQGIPCDNRTVSRSLFPNQDRAGPSELQSFSESWKSRLNSVSTRYKESITKSTRGWKEKLFSRSGSMAEIGNEVRREVSAGIATISHLMERLETRDSNRPGHVPLANDVVDSSGTGLRNPENRDIHNETSSTDINSSSCVTSSI; encoded by the exons ATGGTTTTTGGCATTAGAGGGAAATCAATCCCTGAATTCGTTGGATTTGATTGCCGCGTTCCAAATTCTTGTCCTAATTATCGTTTTTCCTGGAGTTTTTCTTCTTCCATGGAG GTTTTGGGGTTGGACGAGTTCAAGAATGGAGAGAGTCACACGGCGTCAGCGGCGGCTTTTGTAGAAGGAGGAATCCAGGAGGCCTGCGATGATGCTTGCAGCATATGCCTCGAGGCCTTTTGTGACTGCGACCCTTCTTCG GTGACAAGCTGCAAGCATGAGTTCCACCTTCAATGCATTCTTGAATG GTCTCAAAGAAGTTCCAACTGTCCAATGTGCTGGCAACCCTTCAGTCTGAAAGATCCTTCCAG CCAAGAATTACTTGAAGCAGTGGAGAGGGAGAGAAAATTAAGTTTTACTTCTTCAAGGAGGAATGCAACCTTATTTCATCATCCCGCCCTAGGGGATTTGGAACTGCAGCAT TTACAAATGGGAGTTGATGATCCAGAATTCGAGGATCGCATTATCGAACATTTGGCGGTGGCTGCAATGGGGAGGACTCACCTCATTGCTAGCAGGGAGGGCTCAAGGAGCCGTTCATCTACCCAAG AAACCGATTTGACTTCTGCAACTGAAACTAATACTTCTGTTCCACCAACATCCATTCGGAAGGAAGTACAACCGCGTACGTCTTCTCATCCGAACGACCATGTTTTGGCGTCAGGATCTGGATCTCCGGTCATTCCTAATACATGGCAAGGAATACCTTGTGATAATAG AACTGTGAGTCGGTCTTTGTTTCCAAATCAAGACAGAGCAGGACCCTCGGAGTTGCAGTCTTTTTCAGAATCTTGGAAATCTCGACTCAACTCTGTGTCAACGAG ATACAAAGAGTCCATCACCAAAAGTACTAGAGGATGGAAGGAAAAGCTGTTTTCTCGAAGTGGTTCCATGGCAGAGATCGGTAATGAGGTTAGAAGAGAGGTGAGTGCTGGAATTGCTACTATATCTCACCTCATGGAGCGCCTTGAAACGAGAGATAGCAATAGACCTGGTCATGTTCCATTAGCAAATGACGTGGTGGATTCTTCAGGGACTGGACTGAGAAACCCTGAGAATAGGGATATACACAATGAAACTTCATCGACCGACATAAATTCTTCTTCTTGTGTCACAAGTTcaatttaa
- the LOC140887002 gene encoding E3 ubiquitin-protein ligase RHF2A-like isoform X1 produces MVFGIRGKSIPEFVGFDCRVPNSCPNYRFSWSFSSSMEVLGLDEFKNGESHTASAAAFVEGGIQEACDDACSICLEAFCDCDPSSVTSCKHEFHLQCILEWSQRSSNCPMCWQPFSLKDPSSQELLEAVERERKLSFTSSRRNATLFHHPALGDLELQHILLLPKQLQMGVDDPEFEDRIIEHLAVAAMGRTHLIASREGSRSRSSTQGHPQFVVLSSHPNASSSGQVSASLASVGTETDLTSATETNTSVPPTSIRKEVQPRTSSHPNDHVLASGSGSPVIPNTWQGIPCDNRTVSRSLFPNQDRAGPSELQSFSESWKSRLNSVSTRYKESITKSTRGWKEKLFSRSGSMAEIGNEVRREVSAGIATISHLMERLETRDSNRPGHVPLANDVVDSSGTGLRNPENRDIHNETSSTDINSSSCVTSSI; encoded by the exons ATGGTTTTTGGCATTAGAGGGAAATCAATCCCTGAATTCGTTGGATTTGATTGCCGCGTTCCAAATTCTTGTCCTAATTATCGTTTTTCCTGGAGTTTTTCTTCTTCCATGGAG GTTTTGGGGTTGGACGAGTTCAAGAATGGAGAGAGTCACACGGCGTCAGCGGCGGCTTTTGTAGAAGGAGGAATCCAGGAGGCCTGCGATGATGCTTGCAGCATATGCCTCGAGGCCTTTTGTGACTGCGACCCTTCTTCG GTGACAAGCTGCAAGCATGAGTTCCACCTTCAATGCATTCTTGAATG GTCTCAAAGAAGTTCCAACTGTCCAATGTGCTGGCAACCCTTCAGTCTGAAAGATCCTTCCAG CCAAGAATTACTTGAAGCAGTGGAGAGGGAGAGAAAATTAAGTTTTACTTCTTCAAGGAGGAATGCAACCTTATTTCATCATCCCGCCCTAGGGGATTTGGAACTGCAGCAT ATACTTCTCTTACCTAAGCAGTTACAAATGGGAGTTGATGATCCAGAATTCGAGGATCGCATTATCGAACATTTGGCGGTGGCTGCAATGGGGAGGACTCACCTCATTGCTAGCAGGGAGGGCTCAAGGAGCCGTTCATCTACCCAAGGTCATCCACAGTTTGTAGTGTTGTCATCTCATCCTAATGCATCTTCTTCTGGTCAGGTTTCAGCTTCCCTTGCTTCTGTTGGAACAGAAACCGATTTGACTTCTGCAACTGAAACTAATACTTCTGTTCCACCAACATCCATTCGGAAGGAAGTACAACCGCGTACGTCTTCTCATCCGAACGACCATGTTTTGGCGTCAGGATCTGGATCTCCGGTCATTCCTAATACATGGCAAGGAATACCTTGTGATAATAG AACTGTGAGTCGGTCTTTGTTTCCAAATCAAGACAGAGCAGGACCCTCGGAGTTGCAGTCTTTTTCAGAATCTTGGAAATCTCGACTCAACTCTGTGTCAACGAG ATACAAAGAGTCCATCACCAAAAGTACTAGAGGATGGAAGGAAAAGCTGTTTTCTCGAAGTGGTTCCATGGCAGAGATCGGTAATGAGGTTAGAAGAGAGGTGAGTGCTGGAATTGCTACTATATCTCACCTCATGGAGCGCCTTGAAACGAGAGATAGCAATAGACCTGGTCATGTTCCATTAGCAAATGACGTGGTGGATTCTTCAGGGACTGGACTGAGAAACCCTGAGAATAGGGATATACACAATGAAACTTCATCGACCGACATAAATTCTTCTTCTTGTGTCACAAGTTcaatttaa
- the LOC140887002 gene encoding E3 ubiquitin-protein ligase RHF2A-like isoform X3: MVFGIRGKSIPEFVGFDCRVPNSCPNYRFSWSFSSSMEVLGLDEFKNGESHTASAAAFVEGGIQEACDDACSICLEAFCDCDPSSVTSCKHEFHLQCILEWSQRSSNCPMCWQPFSLKDPSSQELLEAVERERKLSFTSSRRNATLFHHPALGDLELQHILLLPKQLQMGVDDPEFEDRIIEHLAVAAMGRTHLIASREGSRSRSSTQGHPQFVVLSSHPNASSSGQVSASLASVGTETDLTSATETNTSVPPTSIRKEVQPRTSSHPNDHVLASGSGSPVIPNTWQGIPCDNRAGPSELQSFSESWKSRLNSVSTRYKESITKSTRGWKEKLFSRSGSMAEIGNEVRREVSAGIATISHLMERLETRDSNRPGHVPLANDVVDSSGTGLRNPENRDIHNETSSTDINSSSCVTSSI, from the exons ATGGTTTTTGGCATTAGAGGGAAATCAATCCCTGAATTCGTTGGATTTGATTGCCGCGTTCCAAATTCTTGTCCTAATTATCGTTTTTCCTGGAGTTTTTCTTCTTCCATGGAG GTTTTGGGGTTGGACGAGTTCAAGAATGGAGAGAGTCACACGGCGTCAGCGGCGGCTTTTGTAGAAGGAGGAATCCAGGAGGCCTGCGATGATGCTTGCAGCATATGCCTCGAGGCCTTTTGTGACTGCGACCCTTCTTCG GTGACAAGCTGCAAGCATGAGTTCCACCTTCAATGCATTCTTGAATG GTCTCAAAGAAGTTCCAACTGTCCAATGTGCTGGCAACCCTTCAGTCTGAAAGATCCTTCCAG CCAAGAATTACTTGAAGCAGTGGAGAGGGAGAGAAAATTAAGTTTTACTTCTTCAAGGAGGAATGCAACCTTATTTCATCATCCCGCCCTAGGGGATTTGGAACTGCAGCAT ATACTTCTCTTACCTAAGCAGTTACAAATGGGAGTTGATGATCCAGAATTCGAGGATCGCATTATCGAACATTTGGCGGTGGCTGCAATGGGGAGGACTCACCTCATTGCTAGCAGGGAGGGCTCAAGGAGCCGTTCATCTACCCAAGGTCATCCACAGTTTGTAGTGTTGTCATCTCATCCTAATGCATCTTCTTCTGGTCAGGTTTCAGCTTCCCTTGCTTCTGTTGGAACAGAAACCGATTTGACTTCTGCAACTGAAACTAATACTTCTGTTCCACCAACATCCATTCGGAAGGAAGTACAACCGCGTACGTCTTCTCATCCGAACGACCATGTTTTGGCGTCAGGATCTGGATCTCCGGTCATTCCTAATACATGGCAAGGAATACCTTGTGATAATAG AGCAGGACCCTCGGAGTTGCAGTCTTTTTCAGAATCTTGGAAATCTCGACTCAACTCTGTGTCAACGAG ATACAAAGAGTCCATCACCAAAAGTACTAGAGGATGGAAGGAAAAGCTGTTTTCTCGAAGTGGTTCCATGGCAGAGATCGGTAATGAGGTTAGAAGAGAGGTGAGTGCTGGAATTGCTACTATATCTCACCTCATGGAGCGCCTTGAAACGAGAGATAGCAATAGACCTGGTCATGTTCCATTAGCAAATGACGTGGTGGATTCTTCAGGGACTGGACTGAGAAACCCTGAGAATAGGGATATACACAATGAAACTTCATCGACCGACATAAATTCTTCTTCTTGTGTCACAAGTTcaatttaa
- the LOC140887002 gene encoding E3 ubiquitin-protein ligase RHF2A-like isoform X2 — MVFGIRGKSIPEFVGFDCRVPNSCPNYRFSWSFSSSMEVLGLDEFKNGESHTASAAAFVEGGIQEACDDACSICLEAFCDCDPSSVTSCKHEFHLQCILEWSQRSSNCPMCWQPFSLKDPSSQELLEAVERERKLSFTSSRRNATLFHHPALGDLELQHLQMGVDDPEFEDRIIEHLAVAAMGRTHLIASREGSRSRSSTQGHPQFVVLSSHPNASSSGQVSASLASVGTETDLTSATETNTSVPPTSIRKEVQPRTSSHPNDHVLASGSGSPVIPNTWQGIPCDNRTVSRSLFPNQDRAGPSELQSFSESWKSRLNSVSTRYKESITKSTRGWKEKLFSRSGSMAEIGNEVRREVSAGIATISHLMERLETRDSNRPGHVPLANDVVDSSGTGLRNPENRDIHNETSSTDINSSSCVTSSI, encoded by the exons ATGGTTTTTGGCATTAGAGGGAAATCAATCCCTGAATTCGTTGGATTTGATTGCCGCGTTCCAAATTCTTGTCCTAATTATCGTTTTTCCTGGAGTTTTTCTTCTTCCATGGAG GTTTTGGGGTTGGACGAGTTCAAGAATGGAGAGAGTCACACGGCGTCAGCGGCGGCTTTTGTAGAAGGAGGAATCCAGGAGGCCTGCGATGATGCTTGCAGCATATGCCTCGAGGCCTTTTGTGACTGCGACCCTTCTTCG GTGACAAGCTGCAAGCATGAGTTCCACCTTCAATGCATTCTTGAATG GTCTCAAAGAAGTTCCAACTGTCCAATGTGCTGGCAACCCTTCAGTCTGAAAGATCCTTCCAG CCAAGAATTACTTGAAGCAGTGGAGAGGGAGAGAAAATTAAGTTTTACTTCTTCAAGGAGGAATGCAACCTTATTTCATCATCCCGCCCTAGGGGATTTGGAACTGCAGCAT TTACAAATGGGAGTTGATGATCCAGAATTCGAGGATCGCATTATCGAACATTTGGCGGTGGCTGCAATGGGGAGGACTCACCTCATTGCTAGCAGGGAGGGCTCAAGGAGCCGTTCATCTACCCAAGGTCATCCACAGTTTGTAGTGTTGTCATCTCATCCTAATGCATCTTCTTCTGGTCAGGTTTCAGCTTCCCTTGCTTCTGTTGGAACAGAAACCGATTTGACTTCTGCAACTGAAACTAATACTTCTGTTCCACCAACATCCATTCGGAAGGAAGTACAACCGCGTACGTCTTCTCATCCGAACGACCATGTTTTGGCGTCAGGATCTGGATCTCCGGTCATTCCTAATACATGGCAAGGAATACCTTGTGATAATAG AACTGTGAGTCGGTCTTTGTTTCCAAATCAAGACAGAGCAGGACCCTCGGAGTTGCAGTCTTTTTCAGAATCTTGGAAATCTCGACTCAACTCTGTGTCAACGAG ATACAAAGAGTCCATCACCAAAAGTACTAGAGGATGGAAGGAAAAGCTGTTTTCTCGAAGTGGTTCCATGGCAGAGATCGGTAATGAGGTTAGAAGAGAGGTGAGTGCTGGAATTGCTACTATATCTCACCTCATGGAGCGCCTTGAAACGAGAGATAGCAATAGACCTGGTCATGTTCCATTAGCAAATGACGTGGTGGATTCTTCAGGGACTGGACTGAGAAACCCTGAGAATAGGGATATACACAATGAAACTTCATCGACCGACATAAATTCTTCTTCTTGTGTCACAAGTTcaatttaa